ATGCAGCTGAGCAATCACAAATTGGTAGACAGAGGTATCCGGATGATTATGAGCGAGATTAATGTTACCTATGAAGAGGCGCAAAAACTGCTGGAAGAACACCAGAACGTCCGCAAAGCCATTGACAATTACAATCGTATTTAGCGAAACTTAACACACAAAATCATGCATACCAACAAAAAAGTATTAAGCAGAGGGATCCGGTATCTGGCCGGAGCCTTACCGTTACTGTTTTTAGGACCTGTTATTATCAACAGCTCTTTTAAAAATCAAAATAATCCCTTGTTTTATCCGGTACTTGGTTTGGGGATTTTAGTTTGCATTACCGCAATGTGGTTTATGTTTTTGGGACTGCGAACCATTACCAGCAGCATGTTTGATAAAGAATCATAATCATGGAAATCAACAGCAACTATCTGGAAAGTGTCAAAAAACAGTTTCTATACTACAAGACTATAGGCGAAAAAGCCATGGAGCAGCTGGAACCGGAACAATTCTTTGTTTCTTTAAATGACGATACCAATTCCATTGCCATGATTGTCAAACATCTTTCCGGCAATATGCTTTCCCGATGGACCGACTTCCTGAACACTGATGGGGAGAAAGCGTGGCGCAACCGTGATGAAGAGTTTGAAGAATCGGTTATGACCAAAGAAGAGTTGCAGGCAGCCTGGGACAAAGGCTGGAATTGCCTGCTTGACACTTTAAACAGCCTGCAGCCGGAACAGCTTTCGGAAATTATCTATATCCGCAATGAAGGGCATACCGTTACGGAAGCGATCAACCGTCAGTTAGCCCATTATCCTTACCATGTTGGACAAATTGTTTTTTATGCTAAAATGCTGAAAAAAGGAAACTGGGACAGTCTTTCGATTCCTAAAAACAAATCCAACGCCTATAATGCCGAAAAATTCTCCAAAGAAAAAACCATACGAAACTTTACCGACGAAGAGTTAAAAAAATTACAATGAAAAAAATAGCACTACTTTCTTTTATTATTGTTTTTGTTTCCTGCTACAACCAGGAACGTAACTGCAAGGATTTCCGAACCGGAAAATTTGAATTTTCCCAGGAAATAGACGGCAAACACATGACATCCGTATTTGAAAGAACCGACAGCCTGCAAATCGAGACCTTTAACGGAAAAACCGACACGGCTTCCGTTCGCTGGACCAATGATTGTGAATTTGTCCTGCAAAAACTGCATCCGAAGAACATGCAGGATAAAAAAGCCATCAGTATGAAAATACTGACTACCAGCAACAAAGGCTATACTTTTGAGTACTCTTTTGTGGGCGATCCAAAAAAACAGAAGGGAACTGTAACAAAAATCGATTAATTTACGTTTAACAGCTGTATTTTAAACCAAAACCAAATAACAAAAAACTAAAATGGAAGTATTCTTAAATCCGGATGCGTGGATCGCTTTATTAACTTTAACATTCCTTGAAATCGTATTGGGTATTGACAACATTATCTTTATTTCGATCGTTACCGGAAAATTACCGGAAGAGAAACGAAAAAAAGCTACCCGGATCGGATTGTTCTTAGCCATGTTCATGAGAATAGGCTTATTATTCGGGATCACGTTGCTAATTGCCATGAAAGAACCTTTATTCAGTGTAAACTGGGGCTGGTTTAACGGGCATTTTACCGGTCAGGCGCTTATTTTATTATTAGGAGGTTTATTCCTGATTTATAAAAGTACCAAAGAAATCCATGAAAAAGTGGACCACAAAGGGGAAGAAGAGCACAACATCAAAACGGCTGCGGCCAAATCGTTTGGAAATGTTATTTTCCAGATATTACTGATTGACCTTATTTTCTCTGTAGACAGTATCCTTACTGCTGTGGGAATGACAAACGGTCTTAACGGTGCCTTAGTTATTATGATTACTGCGGTAATTATCTCTGTCGGGGTGATGATGCTGTTCGCAGTTCCTGTTGGAAACTTTGTGAACTCAAACCCTTCTATCCAGATTCTGGGACTGGCATTCTTAATCCTTATCGGTTTTATGCTGATCACGGAAAGTATGCACTTATCGGAGGCTACATTAGCCGGACAGCACATTGGTGCGGTTCCGAAAGGCTACCTCTATTTTGCCATTGCTTTCTCGCTGGCAGTAGAATTTGTCAACATGAAAATCCGCAAACGCAAATAAAAAATAAAAGCCCTCAATTGAGGGCTTTTTTATTAGTCTAACGTCAGCGTAATCTGACCGTCGTCTTCCAATTGTACATTTTCATCCGATAAATCTTCTTCGCCGCGAACTTCAATCTCTTCCGGGATTTCTTCCGCCGGCGGATCATACGGCAGCGATTCCAGCAGGTTAACCTGTTTGAGCTTGTCTGTCGTTAGCTGGTTTCCTAAGGCTTTTATACCTTTTACCGCAATGAACTGCTCCAGGTCGATCGTCTGGTTTTCTTTCTGAACACCTTTTACTTTTGCAAAAACAATCTCTGCTACCGGTCTGTAATCAGTCGAAACAATTTCCAGCTGCGAGTTAGGATGCTCGGAAATAAACACCTCTTCTTTATTTTCGTTTTCAATCAGGAATCGTTTCACATAATAACGTTCCTTTTCGCCGTCATAATAAATTGCCGAAACCGGTTTTTTAGGAACCCATTTTTCCAGTACCACCATATCTTCATCAAAATGCGTGGTAAGCTCCGGTACGATGGTTTTTAGTTTTCCGGACTGATTAATGATCAGCAACCGGTCATTCGGACGGAATTCTCCTAAAAGCTCTCCCCTTCCATCGACATTCAATCGTTGTACGGTATCGTCAAACCAGATGCGTCGCGGCTTTAAGGTGGAAATGCCCTTTTCTTTCAGTTCTATTTTTTTAATCGGATATTTGGTAACGGTATTCCCTTTACTGCCCCGTCCTTTTATGGTCAGGGTTGCAAAATCCAGATCGAATTTCAGTTTTTTAATACTGCCCACCTGACGCAGCAATACGGTCACTACTTCGGCCTCTCCATTCGGATTGTGGGAAAAGTACAACACCTGCGATCCTTTCGTTTCATTCGTAAGATCATACATTTTATCACGGGTTACCCCGGAAACATTAAAACGTTTCACATAGGAAGGCCCGGATTTACCATCGCGGTAAATCATATTGTATATTGTCCTTTTATCGTTTTTGTCAAATACCGCCACGTGAATAATGTCTTTCCCGATAAACTTTTTATCGTCTACTTTGGAGATCATCATGTTACCGTCGCGAAGGAAAACAATCACATCGTCAATATCGGAACAATCCGCAACATACTCGTCTTTTTTAAGTCCGGTACCAATAAACCCTTCTTCACGGTTTACGTATAGTTTTGTATTTCGAAGCACTACTTTCGTAGCTTCAATGGTGTCAAAACTGCGAATCTCGGTCTGGCGTTCTCTTCCTTTTCCGTAACGTTCTTTTAATCGGGTAAAATAGGCAATCGTAAAATCGATCAGGTGTTCCAGATCATATTTTACCTGTGCGATATCTCCTTCCAAAGCTTCGATCTTTTCCTGTGCTTTGTCAATATCGAATTTCGAGATACGCTTGATCCGGATTTCCGTTAAACGAACAATATCTTCTTCGGTTACCGCACGTTTCAAATGGGTAACGTGTGGTGCCAGCCCTTTATCGATAGCTTTAATCACACCATCCCAGGTTTCTTCTTCCTCAATTAAACGGTAAATCCTGTTTTCGATGAAAATACGTTCCAAAGAAGCAAAATGCCATTGTTCCTCAAGTTCCTCCAACTGGATTTCCAGTTCTCGCTTGAGTAATTCTACCGTTCTGTTTGTTGAGATTTTCAACATTTCTGAAACACCGATAAATAACGGCTTGTTATCCTGGATCACACAGCCTAAAGGCGCCAGAGATGTTTCACAGCCGGTAAAGGCATAAAGCGCATCAATTGTTTTATCCGGTGAAACACCCGGCGGAAGATGGATCAATATTTCAACATCGGCAGCCGTATTGTCTTCAATTTTTTTAACTTTTATCTTCCCTTTTTCATTCGCTTTTAAAATACTGTCAATCAGTGTTGTGGTATTGGTCGAGAAAGGAATCTGGGAAATAACCAGTGTTTGTTTGTCTAATTGTGAAATCTTGGCACGTACGCGTACACGCCCGCCTCTAACACCATCGTTATAGGCCGACATATCGGCGATACCTGCCGTTGGAAAATCCGGATACAGGGTAAACGGTTTTCCTTTTAATATTTTTATCGAAGCATCGATCAGTTCGTTAAAGTTGTGCGGCAGTACTTTTGTAGAAAGACCTACGGCAATACCTTCACCACCCTGCGCCAGCAGTAACGGGAATTTTACCGGTAAATTGATCGGTTCGTTACGACGTCCGTCATAGGACAGCTGCCAGTGGGTAATTTTTGGCGAATACAATACTTCCAATCCGAATTTACTGATACGGGCTTCAATATAACGCGAAGCTGCCGCACCATCGCCGGTCAGGATGTTTCCCCAGTTCCCCTGCGTGTCGATCAATAAATCTTTCTGACCAATCTGCACCATCGCATCACCAATACTCGCATCTCCGTGAGGGTGATACTGCATGGTATGCCCTACCACGTTGGCAACCTTATTGTAACGCCCGTCATCCAACTCTTTCATAGAGTGCATGATACGGCGCTGTACCGGTTTAAAACCGTCTTCAATTGCCGGAACTGCACGTTCCAGGATAACATAGGAAGCATAGTCCAGAAACCAGTCTTTATACATTCCGGTTACTTTCGTAATCGTATCGTTATCAGTTGTTTCCTGATTATTATAAAACTGTTCCCCTTGTGACTGCCCTTCTTCTATTGGATCTAAATTTTCTTCGTCCATTTATATGCTTAATTCAAAATTGAAATTTGAAACTCGATTTTTATTTATCCTCAACCACGTCCAATTCTACTTTCAGGTTTTTAATGATAAATTCCTGACGATCGGGTGTATTTTTTCCCATATAGAATTCCAGTAATTTTTCTATGGATGTTGCTTTATCCAGCATTACCGGATCCAGACGGATGTCTTCGCCGATAAAGTGTTTGAACTCATCCGGAGAAATCTCTCCCAATCCTTTAAATCGGGTTATTTCCGGTTTCGGTTTTAATTTTTCTATCGCGGCTACGCGTTCGTCTTCACTGTAACAATAAATTGTTTCCTTTTTATTACGCACCCGGAATAACGGCGTTTGCAGAATATACAAATGTTCCGCTTTAATCAGTTCGGGAAAGAATTGCAGGAAAAACGTGATGAGCAGCAAACGGATGTGCATACCATCGACATCGGCATCGGTAGCAATTACAATGTTGTTGTACCGCAGGTCGCCCATATCTTCTTCAATGTTCAAGGCTGCCTGAAGCAGGTTGAATTCTTCATTTTCGTATACGATTTTCTTAGTCATCCCATACGAGTTCAGCGGTTTTCCACGCAAACTGAATACCGCCTGCGTATTCACATCCCTTGATTTGGTGATGGAACCCGATGCGGAATCTCCCTCAGTGATAAACAGGGTGCTTTCCAGATAACGCGGATTTTTAATATCGGTTAAATGCACGCGGCAATCGCGTAGTTTACGGTTGTGCAGACTGGCTTTTTTCGCACGGTCCTTGGCTAATTTCCGGATTCCGGAAAGTTCTTTACGTTCTCTTTCCGCCTGTAGAATCTTGCGCAGTAACAAATCGGCTACTTCCGGGTTTTTATGCAGGAAGTTATCCAGGTTTGTTTTTACGAAATCATTGACATAGGTACGTACCGACGGTGAATTTGGTCCCATATCGGTCGATCCCAGTTTGGTTTTGGTCTGCGATTCGAAAACCGGCTCTTCAACTTTTACCGAAATAGCCGAAACAATGGATTTCCGCACATCGGACGCTTCAAAGTTTTTATTGTAAAATTCTTTGATCGTTCGCACAATAGCTTCACGGAAAGCCCCTAAGTGGGTACCTCCCTGAGTGGTATTCTGTCCGTTTACGAACGAATAGTATTCTTCTGAATATTGTGTTTTACTGTGGGTTAATGCGACTTCAATATCATCCCCTTTTAAGTGGATGATCGGGTAGATCATGTCTTCTTCCGAAATGGTTTCTTCCAGTAAGTCTTTCAGACCGTTATCCGAATAGAATTTTTCGCCATTGTAAATAATGGTTAATCCGGTATTCAGGTAACAGTAATTTTTAAGCATTTTAACAATGTACTCGTTACGGTACTTGTAATGCTTGAATATGGTTTCATCCGCAATAAAGGACACTTTTGTTCCTTTGCGTTTGGTTGTTTCTACAATCTCTTCTTCCAGCGTTAAATTTCCGGCAGAGAATTCGGCTGCTTTCTGCTGGTTGTCGCGGACAGATTCCACGCGGAAATAGTTGGAAAGGGCATTTACGGCTTTGGTACCAACCCCGTTCAGACCTACCGATTTCTTAAACGCTTTGGAGTCATATTTTCCCCCGGTATTCATTTTCGAAACAACATCGACCACTTTACCCAATGGAATCCCACGGCCATAATCGCGTACTGTTACCATTTTGTCCTTTACCGTGACTTCAATGGTTTTTCCGGCGCCCATTACAAACTCGTCGATACAGTTGTCAAGAACCTCTTTCAGAAGAATATAAATACCGTCATCAGGTGAAGATCCGTCCCCAAGTTTTCCGATATACATTCCAGGACGCATACGGATATGCTCTTTCCAATCGAGTGAACGTATATTGTCTTCGGTGTACTGATTTTGCTCTAGCATAAAGAAATTTTGGATTTTCTGCTAATATAGCATTTCTGCCGAAAAAATGAAAGAGCGCAGCAATAAAGTTATCAAACAGAATTTGTAAACAACTGATTCTCTGACAATCAAAAAAGCTTCAGATCAAACGCTACTAAAGATAGTATAAATATTACAAAACAGAATAAAATCGGAATTCCCGCAAGCAAAATCCATAGCATTTTAGGTTTTACCTCATCCGATTTTGCAATTTCCAGCGTTGTGGTTACGGAAGCAAAAACCGAAAGAAACAACAAGGCATATCCTAAATAAACACCTGTTTTATGTATCCAGTTGTACTTTATGTTATATTGAAAATCTGCGCCTAGAAAATACGCGATAAAACTGGCTATAAACAGCAACAGTATGTTTCTGATATTTTTTTTAAATTTCATAGTATATTAGTTATAATGGCAAAATATTCCCTTGTCATAAACGGTCCACCAGCTTGCCTTCTGCCGTGCCGCTTTTAAAGCATTATTTGCCCAGGTATTACAGGTATAAAACAGGTTATAAGCACCGTTAGCTTCATAAAAAGCATCGTTTTTGCCGTAACTCCGATGCTGTATCCAGAGTACTTTTTCGTTCGCATCCCGCTGAAAACTACCGGCAATATAAGCAACCAGCTGCCGATAATCTTCTTTGGACAGCATTATCTTTTTACAGTCTTCCCCTTCCGTCATTTTCTTATAAAAAGTGGTGTGCATAGCCGAACTTCCCAGGTTAAAAACAGCATTAAAAGCCGTACCGGCTTTTAAATCGGACCATTCGGGCGTATCCAGGTAAAACCCTTTATCACCCCATCCGAAAGCCAGGTAATTCATAATACTATCCTTAGATCTGGTTTGCCGGAAAGACACTTCTTTTGTCCAGTCCCTGACCTCATTTTTTACCGGTACCACGATATCCGTATGCACCCCATTGGTCAGTATATAAACAGCGATATCCCGCTGTCCGTTAGCCGCTTCCGCACCGTTAACAGTAATCCGGGACAATACCAATACTGCTATGACATACAGCAATAGAAATCCTGTGATTCCGGCAACTGTCCAGCCCAAAATCCTGAGGCATTTTTTAAATACAACCATTCCTGATAAAAATCCGGTTTTGTTAATACTATTTCACTATTACAGGAAATACTATCAAATTAAAGACCATTTCTATTAAAAACTGAATTCTTTTACAATGTCTTTAATCTGGTTGTCAAACAACGGATTGGAGATCTGCTTTTTATCCACATCGAAATTTTCATAAAAACCCGGTAATGAAAATGTTGCCACGATATTAGCGCCATATCTCGGCAGGCTGTTTTTGGCTATTTCCAATACACTTGCCCCGCCTCTTGCACCCGGAGAAGTCGACATGAGCAAAACCGCTTTTTGCTGGAAAACATCTTTAAGCTGTCGGGAACTCCAGTCAAAAATATTTTTAAACGCTACGGAATAATTACCGTTATTCTCGGCCAGTGAAACCACGATCATTTCTGCAGAAGCCAGCTTCTCCAAAAAATCCGTTGCCAGTTGCGGCTTCCCTATTTCCTGCTCTAAATCGACACTGAATACCGGCAGGGCATAATCGTTTAAATCAAGTACCTCAACAGTTGCATCTTCAAACAAATTTGCAACATAGGTTACCAGTTTCTTATTTATAGAGTTATGGCTGTTACTGCCAGCGAAAGCGATAATTTTCATAGGTATATTTTTTTCCGTCTAAAATTACTAAAATTAGCCATACCGATTTCAGCTGACGCCATAAAAAAAGCGAAACAATTGTTTCGCTTTTTATCTTATTTTACTCCGTTAATTAGACATTAAATCTAAAGTGCATTACATCACCGTCTTTAACGATATATTCTTTTCCTTCCACTCTTAATTTTCCGGCTTCTTTTACTTTTGATTCCGAACCAAAGGCTACATAATCATCATAAGCAATAACCTCAGCACGGATAAATCCTTTTTCAAAATCAGTGTGAATTACTCCGGCAGCTTTTGGTGCCGTATCACCCACGTTGATCGTCCAGGCACGTACTTCTTTAACACCAGCCGTAAAATACGTCTGCTGGTTTAACAATTTGTAAGCCGCACGGATCAATACTGACGAACCCGGTTCTGTTAAACCTAAATCTTCCAGGAACATTTTGCGTTCCTCATAGCTCTCCAATTCTGTAATATCCGCTTCCGTTCCTACTGCCAGAACAATAACCTCCGCATTTTCATCCTTTACCAGTTCTTTAACCTGATCTACATAACTGTTTCCTGTTGCCGCAGAACCTTCGTCTACATTACATACATATAAAACCGGTTTTGCCGTAATCAGCTGAAAACCTTCCATTAAAGCCTCCTCATCATGATTTTGCGGTACAACTGTACGGGCAGATTTCGCTGCCAATAATGTTTCACGGATTCGGGTTAGCAATGCTTCCTCAACCTGTGCTTCTTTATTTCCTGTTTTTGCCGCTTTTTTTACTTTTTCCAAACGTTTTTCAACGGTATCCAGATCTTTCAGCTGCAATTCGATATCAATTGTTTCTTTGTCACGGATAGGATTTACATTACCGTCTACGTGAACAATATTATCATTGTCAAAACAACGCAAAACGTGTATGATCGCATTACACTCGCGGATGTTTCCTAAAAACTGGTTTCCTAAACCTTCTCCTTTACTGGCTCCTTTTACAAGACCGGCAATATCCACAATATCCACTGTAGCTGGCTGTACACGCTCCGGCTTCACTAATTCCTCCAATTTTTCCAATCTCGGGTCCGGAACATTTACCACACCGATATTCGGTTCAATAGTACAAAACGGAAAGTTAGCACTTTGTGCTTTTGCATTCGACAAACAATTGAATAAGGTTGATTTCCCAACATTAGGTAATCCTACGATTCCAGCTTTCATGTATATGAGTTTTTAAAAGTCTGCAAATATATTGATTATTAGCCAAACTTCAACCTACTTTTATTTTAACATTTTATTGGCAAAAAAACGTTTTTTTATAAATTTTTTAATACAAATTGTTTAATATTTCCGTTTTTAAAGCTTATATTTGTTAAATAGTAACCTTAAAATAAAAAATATTATGAAAAGATCAATTTTAAGTTTAATAATACTATTCTTCTCTGCGGGTATATACGCCCAAAACACCAATGTTCAGTCTGAAGTTAAAACAACCGTAAGAACAATAAAGGATTCTGAAGGCGAGAAAAAAATCGTTAAAACCGAGGAATTAGAAAAAGTTCAGGACGTTGAATTAAAAGATGCCAATTCCAAATCTTTAAACAAAGAAATGCAGTTAGGACCAACCCAGGTTGTTTCTAAAGTTAAAGTTACTGTTGACGGTATTACCCGTTATGTAGATGTAGACCGCTCTGCTTATTACACCTACAAAGGACAGAAATACCAGGTATTGCTTGATAAAGTGGGATACACTATTATCAATCCGGATACAAAAAAACAGTTGGCAGTTCTTAGAGAAACGTCTAACAATACGTATATTGTAAAAAATAAAAACAAAATTTCCATTGGCCATTTTGATACCAACGGTGATTTGATCATGGAAACATACGATGAAAAAGCCGATACGGTAACGTTTGAAAAAGCAGAAATCATTCGTAACTAATCCGGAAAGCATAAAAAAAGCCTCAAGAAATCTTGAGGCTTTTTTTTATTCGTTATGCAAAAAGGATTGTCGCTGTAAAAGTGTTTCATCACTTTCCACATGGTTATCATCCGGAACACAGCAATCCACCGGACATACTGCCGCACATTGCGGTTCTTCGTGAAAACCTTTACATTCCGTACATTTGCCCGGAACAATATAATATATATCATCCGAAATGGGCGTCTGTGCTGCTTCCGCATCCACTTCTGTTCCGTCCGGAAGCACTATTTTACCGGTTAATTTGGTACCGTCTTTATATCTCCAATCGTCTGCCCCTTCATAGATAGCCGTGTTTGGACACTCAGGCTCGCAAGCCCCACAGTTGATACATTCGTCTGTTATAATGATTGCCATAGCTAATTTTATTATTTTTGCACAAAATTACAATCAAAACCATTCATAAACAAGCCACTCATGACACAAAGCGATAAAAAAACAAGTTTTATTGAATTAGGAAAGTTTTTAAATCAGTTTTCGATAAACGGAAATGAGCAAAAACCGGATGTGAAGAACAATGCCTTATTCTATGATAACTTTATCACACTAATTGAATTATCGCAATCCCATAATGGCTGGTTCACTCCGGAGCAGGTTTATTTTGCAATACAGTCATGGGCAGAAGCCCTGACCGAAGAACAGCTTGACAAATGGTTGTCCCGCTATGATTTCACTGCCGTAAAACCCAAAACGGTGGGCTTAATTCTTGCCGGAAACATTCCGCTGGTTGGCTTTCATGATTTCTTGTCGGTTATCCTGTCCGGCCACAAGGTTTTGATTAAAACATCATCCAACGATCAGAAGCTGCTTCCTTTTTTAGCCGGTTATCTGATTGCCATACAGCCGGAATTAGCCGATTATATCACTTTTACAGACGGGAAGCTGGAAAATTTCGATGCGGTAATCGCTACCGGAAGCAACAATACGGCCCGTTATTTTGAATACTATTTTAAAGACAAGCCGAGCATCATTCGCAAGAACAGAAATTCCGTTGCTATTTTAAACGGAAAGGAAAGCAAAGAAGACCTGATCGGGCTTGGTGAAGATATTTTCCGTTATTTCGGTCTGGGCTGCCGTAACGTTTCGAAATTATTTGTACCGAAAGACTATGATTTCACGCTTTTCTTTGAAGCCATGTATGAATACAGGGATGTTATTTATTATGAAAAATACACCAACAATTACGATTATAACAAGGCGGTTTTTCTGATGAGCGGCTTCAAACTTCTGGACAATGAATTCCTGACAATCAAGGAAGATTCCAGCTATGCCTCTCCTATTTCGTCTGTTTTCTATGAATATTACGATTCCATTGCTGCTTTAACAGAGAAACTCAACTCCGAAAAAGATCAGCTTCAGTGCATTGTATCAAATGGCATTATTGAGGATAGTGTTATTTTCGGGCAAACCCAGAAGCCTAAACTTTGGGATTATGCAGATAATGTGGACACGATTGCTTTTTTAATAAAAATCTAACTTTCTCGTTTTCTTTTGTGATTAAGATTATTTTTTTTAGGAAATTTACAGTCTTAAACACACTCAATGCAACTAGAACACAAAAACAATGTTAGTCCTGTACTCAAAGACGGGATTAAGAACTATCTCATTGATATTGACGGTACCATTACCGACGATATTCCCAATGAAGAACCTGAAAGAATGGAAACTTGTCTTCCTTTCCCGGATGCTCTTGAAACAATCAACAAATGGTATGATGAAGGTCATATTATCTGTTTTTTCACCTCGCGCACCGAAGAACACCGTGAGGTTACGGAAAAATGGCTGATAAAGCACGGTTTTAAATACCACAGTATCCTGATGGGCAAACCCCGGGGCGGTAATTATCACTGGATTGATAACCATCTGGTTAAAGCCACCCGTTACAATGGTAAATTTACCGATTTAGTAGACAAAGAAGTCGTTATTCAAGTTTTTAAAGATTAGTTTCCCCAATGAAAAAACACAATTACAGCGCAGGTCCCTGCATTTTACCACAAGAAGTTTTTCAAAAAGCATCACAAGCCGTTTTAGATTTTAACAATACCGGCTTATCCATATTGGAAATATCCCACAGAAGTAAAGAATTTGTTGCCGTTATGGAAGAAGTAAGGGCTTTGGCTCTTGAACTTTTAGGCTTACAGGGAAAAGGCTACCAGGCTTTGTTTTTACAGGGCGGTGCCAGTATGGAATTCCTTCGCATCCCGTATAACCTGAT
This region of Flavobacterium inviolabile genomic DNA includes:
- a CDS encoding DNA gyrase/topoisomerase IV subunit A, yielding MDEENLDPIEEGQSQGEQFYNNQETTDNDTITKVTGMYKDWFLDYASYVILERAVPAIEDGFKPVQRRIMHSMKELDDGRYNKVANVVGHTMQYHPHGDASIGDAMVQIGQKDLLIDTQGNWGNILTGDGAAASRYIEARISKFGLEVLYSPKITHWQLSYDGRRNEPINLPVKFPLLLAQGGEGIAVGLSTKVLPHNFNELIDASIKILKGKPFTLYPDFPTAGIADMSAYNDGVRGGRVRVRAKISQLDKQTLVISQIPFSTNTTTLIDSILKANEKGKIKVKKIEDNTAADVEILIHLPPGVSPDKTIDALYAFTGCETSLAPLGCVIQDNKPLFIGVSEMLKISTNRTVELLKRELEIQLEELEEQWHFASLERIFIENRIYRLIEEEETWDGVIKAIDKGLAPHVTHLKRAVTEEDIVRLTEIRIKRISKFDIDKAQEKIEALEGDIAQVKYDLEHLIDFTIAYFTRLKERYGKGRERQTEIRSFDTIEATKVVLRNTKLYVNREEGFIGTGLKKDEYVADCSDIDDVIVFLRDGNMMISKVDDKKFIGKDIIHVAVFDKNDKRTIYNMIYRDGKSGPSYVKRFNVSGVTRDKMYDLTNETKGSQVLYFSHNPNGEAEVVTVLLRQVGSIKKLKFDLDFATLTIKGRGSKGNTVTKYPIKKIELKEKGISTLKPRRIWFDDTVQRLNVDGRGELLGEFRPNDRLLIINQSGKLKTIVPELTTHFDEDMVVLEKWVPKKPVSAIYYDGEKERYYVKRFLIENENKEEVFISEHPNSQLEIVSTDYRPVAEIVFAKVKGVQKENQTIDLEQFIAVKGIKALGNQLTTDKLKQVNLLESLPYDPPAEEIPEEIEVRGEEDLSDENVQLEDDGQITLTLD
- the ychF gene encoding redox-regulated ATPase YchF — protein: MKAGIVGLPNVGKSTLFNCLSNAKAQSANFPFCTIEPNIGVVNVPDPRLEKLEELVKPERVQPATVDIVDIAGLVKGASKGEGLGNQFLGNIRECNAIIHVLRCFDNDNIVHVDGNVNPIRDKETIDIELQLKDLDTVEKRLEKVKKAAKTGNKEAQVEEALLTRIRETLLAAKSARTVVPQNHDEEALMEGFQLITAKPVLYVCNVDEGSAATGNSYVDQVKELVKDENAEVIVLAVGTEADITELESYEERKMFLEDLGLTEPGSSVLIRAAYKLLNQQTYFTAGVKEVRAWTINVGDTAPKAAGVIHTDFEKGFIRAEVIAYDDYVAFGSESKVKEAGKLRVEGKEYIVKDGDVMHFRFNV
- a CDS encoding TerC family protein encodes the protein MEVFLNPDAWIALLTLTFLEIVLGIDNIIFISIVTGKLPEEKRKKATRIGLFLAMFMRIGLLFGITLLIAMKEPLFSVNWGWFNGHFTGQALILLLGGLFLIYKSTKEIHEKVDHKGEEEHNIKTAAAKSFGNVIFQILLIDLIFSVDSILTAVGMTNGLNGALVIMITAVIISVGVMMLFAVPVGNFVNSNPSIQILGLAFLILIGFMLITESMHLSEATLAGQHIGAVPKGYLYFAIAFSLAVEFVNMKIRKRK
- a CDS encoding NADPH-dependent FMN reductase; protein product: MKIIAFAGSNSHNSINKKLVTYVANLFEDATVEVLDLNDYALPVFSVDLEQEIGKPQLATDFLEKLASAEMIVVSLAENNGNYSVAFKNIFDWSSRQLKDVFQQKAVLLMSTSPGARGGASVLEIAKNSLPRYGANIVATFSLPGFYENFDVDKKQISNPLFDNQIKDIVKEFSF
- a CDS encoding DNA topoisomerase IV; its protein translation is MKKIALLSFIIVFVSCYNQERNCKDFRTGKFEFSQEIDGKHMTSVFERTDSLQIETFNGKTDTASVRWTNDCEFVLQKLHPKNMQDKKAISMKILTTSNKGYTFEYSFVGDPKKQKGTVTKID
- a CDS encoding DNA topoisomerase IV subunit B produces the protein MLEQNQYTEDNIRSLDWKEHIRMRPGMYIGKLGDGSSPDDGIYILLKEVLDNCIDEFVMGAGKTIEVTVKDKMVTVRDYGRGIPLGKVVDVVSKMNTGGKYDSKAFKKSVGLNGVGTKAVNALSNYFRVESVRDNQQKAAEFSAGNLTLEEEIVETTKRKGTKVSFIADETIFKHYKYRNEYIVKMLKNYCYLNTGLTIIYNGEKFYSDNGLKDLLEETISEEDMIYPIIHLKGDDIEVALTHSKTQYSEEYYSFVNGQNTTQGGTHLGAFREAIVRTIKEFYNKNFEASDVRKSIVSAISVKVEEPVFESQTKTKLGSTDMGPNSPSVRTYVNDFVKTNLDNFLHKNPEVADLLLRKILQAERERKELSGIRKLAKDRAKKASLHNRKLRDCRVHLTDIKNPRYLESTLFITEGDSASGSITKSRDVNTQAVFSLRGKPLNSYGMTKKIVYENEEFNLLQAALNIEEDMGDLRYNNIVIATDADVDGMHIRLLLITFFLQFFPELIKAEHLYILQTPLFRVRNKKETIYCYSEDERVAAIEKLKPKPEITRFKGLGEISPDEFKHFIGEDIRLDPVMLDKATSIEKLLEFYMGKNTPDRQEFIIKNLKVELDVVEDK
- a CDS encoding TIGR02117 family protein, giving the protein MVVFKKCLRILGWTVAGITGFLLLYVIAVLVLSRITVNGAEAANGQRDIAVYILTNGVHTDIVVPVKNEVRDWTKEVSFRQTRSKDSIMNYLAFGWGDKGFYLDTPEWSDLKAGTAFNAVFNLGSSAMHTTFYKKMTEGEDCKKIMLSKEDYRQLVAYIAGSFQRDANEKVLWIQHRSYGKNDAFYEANGAYNLFYTCNTWANNALKAARQKASWWTVYDKGIFCHYN
- a CDS encoding DUF6095 family protein produces the protein MHTNKKVLSRGIRYLAGALPLLFLGPVIINSSFKNQNNPLFYPVLGLGILVCITAMWFMFLGLRTITSSMFDKES
- a CDS encoding DUF1572 family protein, which codes for MEINSNYLESVKKQFLYYKTIGEKAMEQLEPEQFFVSLNDDTNSIAMIVKHLSGNMLSRWTDFLNTDGEKAWRNRDEEFEESVMTKEELQAAWDKGWNCLLDTLNSLQPEQLSEIIYIRNEGHTVTEAINRQLAHYPYHVGQIVFYAKMLKKGNWDSLSIPKNKSNAYNAEKFSKEKTIRNFTDEELKKLQ